From the genome of Methanobrevibacter smithii ATCC 35061, one region includes:
- a CDS encoding glycosyltransferase family 39 protein produces the protein MIFNDLNLKSNDAKFILVVLIISSLLVAYYIQFTESIGIYCSDVFVYLLNALYYSGANINSTSTIYLYPLISFITSLLFDLGFKSELSIYLVTGVFAILGNIGFYILLRTRFDEVLSLTGTIMYATFALNLAWLANGTLDIPAVAVTIWCVLISYMAIKLNPKYYAIAMPLFVICLFTRYTAGLILPVLILYYVYEKGFKITPEDKPYIIKGILYSIGIFAIVLIILTVMSNFELPLIHETAIRVEGKRGMTVNQAYNPDMKYYFTNFPEFISASKTTFVNATPLLENSTVLSWISLGLLAVGTVLGAMKIRIKRNKESIGAAIAFLISVAIFTQVSSIVTIIITFIGLYLIGKDSQHKEYLAMLGWILSFYIFFTYFNIRVNRYIIPAIPPIIYFIMLSIELIHEKIKINKNIIPLILIIMFVIQGFTFTSTYEDIPNFKAPEEISNYIIQNNPDYENQSIGVYNLRPYSWYLQTDVEGIPTGNTTYIDQSNVTYYISNKELSNLTNYTQIKNIDNLYLYEKNK, from the coding sequence ATGATTTTTAATGATTTAAATTTAAAAAGTAATGATGCTAAGTTTATATTAGTCGTCCTTATAATCAGTTCATTATTAGTTGCTTATTACATCCAGTTTACAGAATCAATCGGAATATACTGTTCTGATGTTTTTGTTTACTTGTTAAATGCACTGTATTACTCCGGAGCCAATATAAACTCAACATCAACGATTTATTTATATCCTTTAATCTCATTTATAACTTCATTATTATTTGATTTGGGATTTAAAAGCGAACTTTCTATTTATTTAGTTACTGGTGTATTCGCAATACTTGGAAATATCGGATTTTATATTTTGCTTAGAACCAGATTTGATGAAGTATTGAGTTTAACTGGAACTATAATGTATGCTACTTTTGCACTTAATTTAGCATGGTTAGCTAATGGAACTTTGGATATACCTGCGGTGGCTGTAACCATATGGTGTGTTCTTATCTCATATATGGCTATTAAATTAAATCCAAAATATTATGCAATAGCTATGCCTCTTTTTGTAATCTGTTTATTTACAAGATACACAGCAGGACTAATTCTACCGGTTTTAATATTATACTATGTTTATGAAAAAGGATTTAAAATAACTCCTGAAGACAAACCATACATCATTAAAGGAATCCTGTACTCTATAGGTATTTTTGCCATTGTTTTAATCATATTAACTGTAATGAGTAATTTTGAATTACCGTTAATTCATGAAACTGCAATAAGAGTAGAAGGAAAACGCGGAATGACTGTAAATCAAGCATACAATCCAGATATGAAATATTACTTTACCAATTTCCCAGAATTCATTTCTGCTTCAAAAACAACCTTTGTAAATGCTACCCCACTACTTGAAAATTCAACAGTACTTTCATGGATAAGTCTTGGACTATTAGCTGTTGGAACTGTTCTTGGAGCAATGAAAATAAGAATCAAACGCAATAAAGAAAGTATTGGAGCAGCAATTGCATTTTTAATATCTGTTGCAATATTTACCCAGGTCAGTTCCATTGTTACAATAATAATTACATTTATCGGCCTTTATTTAATTGGTAAAGACTCCCAACATAAAGAATACCTTGCAATGTTAGGCTGGATACTGTCATTTTACATATTTTTTACTTATTTCAATATCCGAGTTAACAGATATATTATTCCAGCAATTCCTCCAATCATATACTTCATTATGCTAAGTATCGAATTGATTCATGAAAAAATTAAAATCAACAAAAATATAATTCCACTGATTTTAATTATAATGTTTGTAATTCAAGGATTCACATTTACATCAACTTACGAAGACATTCCAAATTTCAAAGCTCCCGAAGAAATATCTAATTACATAATCCAAAATAACCCTGATTATGAAAATCAATCAATTGGAGTTTATAATTTAAGACCTTACAGCTGGTATTTACAAACAGACGTTGAAGGAATTCCAACAGGCAATACTACATACATAGATCAATCCAATGTAACGTATTACATTTCCAACAAAGAACTAAGCAATTTAACTAATTATACTCAAATAAAAAACATAGATAACCTATATTTATATGAAAAAAATAAGTAA
- a CDS encoding nuclease-related domain-containing protein, which yields MKVVCCKNCGAKYQLDDDDDISAFECSSCSGDLEVVENYSDDDNSSKSTIITSQKYDDSYIVQCSECGLKYKLNKNDNILDYECDSCGGPLRYLDENMNQEVDRYLEERKNEAPETVYEETDSADEYTSTEKNTITPIHSVTHRIENFFSEDHMQKIADEELEKQLEHQPAPRTARTTIPQAVLSKFGKEFSIPKSNDYNVLKKYLKDEFFKGMESYYADIPETEKSHKFLEKIGDKLAIKEPSTNITSVNDENTQINEIKNYSNTNNIIIAIGAIIFVLSIVEILTIDSGFGIFTLLIGVLVLCYGIYKTRDTKETETRTRIIREHLLTLPEEYYVFYNVKIPASSTGINHVVIGPSGIYALISQKYKAKNKLESENENLNLIDSIENDDKIEEINSHYGRRFKYTTKQAKFSQDNKIKQKSLILGENLINFLNENNIRHCFVEPLVGFINHEVVVINTPLTDEDLFMEELLYKIEYGPTKLNSETIDKCAVLLNKYSADCSSEF from the coding sequence ATGAAAGTTGTATGCTGTAAGAACTGTGGTGCTAAATACCAACTCGATGATGATGATGACATAAGTGCATTCGAGTGTTCTTCATGCTCAGGAGATTTAGAAGTTGTTGAAAATTATTCTGATGACGACAATTCCTCAAAATCTACAATTATAACTTCACAAAAGTATGATGATTCATATATCGTCCAATGTAGCGAATGTGGATTAAAATATAAACTAAATAAAAATGATAACATACTTGATTATGAATGTGATAGTTGTGGCGGACCTTTAAGATATTTAGACGAAAATATGAACCAAGAAGTAGACCGATATCTTGAAGAGAGAAAAAATGAAGCTCCTGAAACAGTTTATGAAGAAACCGACAGCGCTGATGAATATACATCTACTGAAAAGAATACAATAACACCTATACATTCTGTTACACATAGAATAGAAAATTTTTTCTCAGAAGATCATATGCAAAAAATTGCAGATGAAGAACTGGAAAAACAATTGGAACATCAACCTGCTCCAAGAACTGCAAGAACTACAATTCCACAAGCAGTACTGTCCAAGTTTGGAAAAGAATTTTCCATACCTAAATCAAATGATTATAATGTTTTGAAAAAATATCTAAAAGATGAATTTTTCAAAGGAATGGAATCATATTATGCAGACATTCCGGAAACTGAAAAATCACATAAGTTTTTAGAAAAAATAGGTGACAAATTAGCAATAAAGGAACCAAGCACTAACATCACATCTGTAAATGATGAAAACACTCAAATAAACGAAATTAAGAATTATAGTAACACAAACAACATCATTATTGCAATTGGAGCTATAATCTTCGTTTTAAGTATTGTAGAAATATTAACTATTGATAGCGGATTTGGTATATTTACCTTGTTAATTGGTGTATTAGTATTATGTTACGGAATATATAAAACTAGAGACACCAAAGAAACAGAAACAAGAACTAGAATTATCAGAGAACATTTATTAACTCTTCCAGAGGAGTATTATGTTTTCTACAATGTAAAAATACCTGCATCATCTACAGGTATAAACCATGTAGTTATAGGACCTTCAGGAATTTATGCACTTATTTCACAAAAATACAAAGCAAAAAATAAATTAGAATCAGAAAATGAAAATTTAAATTTAATTGATTCTATTGAAAATGATGACAAAATAGAAGAAATTAACTCCCATTACGGCAGACGTTTTAAGTATACAACTAAACAGGCAAAATTCTCACAGGACAATAAAATAAAACAAAAATCATTAATATTAGGTGAAAACCTGATTAATTTCCTTAATGAAAACAATATAAGGCATTGTTTTGTTGAGCCTTTAGTTGGTTTCATAAATCATGAAGTTGTTGTAATAAACACTCCATTAACTGATGAAGATTTATTTATGGAAGAACTGCTGTATAAAATTGAATACGGCCCTACCAAATTAAATTCTGAAACAATAGACAAATGTGCAGTTTTACTTAACAAATATTCTGCAGACTGTTCTTCAGAATTTTAA
- a CDS encoding cytidylyltransferase domain-containing protein: MFENNKILVVIPARGYSKNIPRKNLRLLGEKPLIYYSIDIAKSSKYVDDVVVSTEDSEIASIVEKYGTSVVKRPVELATDETLLDTVIYDAMLQKEKQAFDEYDIVITIQPSSPLLKTETLDKAIEKFADFNIDSVISVVDDKNLRWGFDDENGRYFPFYSERLYRDLLPKTFKETGGILATRRNFVTETSRLGLNIDLIEISREESVEINTYEDWWIANNYLNKIKIAFVVDAYDQIGTGHMYRCLSMASKLVFHDVVFFINRTHQLGIDIIEGYNYKYQTYGGKSELLGLFEQFDPKIIINDVGNTSYEYMVDLTNKGYYIINFEDFGSGSDLADLVFDSLYEHEGDEKFFVGHEYYILKDEFYLHQPKIITNDVKTVLIDFAPNDTLNLSQKVLDALLASGFSGRINVILGSGHENFEELSAKYELMQNVQFYTTVNSISDFMISADVIFTSGGRIMYQVCSLGVPCIVICKDEREEKNLFGSPEHGFVNMGLGSYLTQEDIIEQFNIVANDFELRQAMNNKMLEIDLKHGFEECWSVVKSKYREFNLDNAK; encoded by the coding sequence ATGTTTGAAAATAATAAGATATTGGTGGTGATTCCTGCTAGAGGTTATTCAAAAAACATTCCTCGTAAAAATTTACGTTTACTTGGTGAAAAACCTCTTATTTATTACTCAATAGATATAGCTAAATCGTCAAAATATGTTGATGATGTAGTGGTGTCTACTGAGGATTCTGAAATTGCATCGATTGTTGAAAAGTATGGTACTAGTGTTGTGAAGCGTCCTGTAGAATTAGCTACTGATGAAACATTATTGGATACTGTTATTTATGATGCAATGTTACAAAAAGAAAAACAGGCTTTTGACGAATATGATATTGTAATTACAATTCAACCTTCTTCTCCGTTACTAAAAACTGAAACATTAGATAAAGCTATTGAAAAATTCGCTGATTTTAATATTGATAGTGTAATTTCTGTTGTTGATGATAAGAATCTGAGGTGGGGATTCGATGATGAAAATGGAAGGTATTTTCCATTTTATTCTGAAAGATTATATAGGGATTTGCTTCCTAAAACTTTTAAAGAAACCGGAGGTATATTAGCTACTCGCCGTAATTTTGTAACTGAAACATCTCGTTTAGGTTTGAATATAGACCTGATTGAGATTTCTCGTGAAGAAAGTGTTGAAATAAATACTTATGAAGACTGGTGGATTGCAAATAATTATCTTAATAAAATAAAAATAGCTTTTGTTGTTGATGCTTATGACCAGATTGGAACAGGTCATATGTACCGCTGTTTGTCAATGGCATCAAAACTTGTATTCCATGACGTAGTATTCTTTATTAATAGAACCCATCAGTTGGGAATTGACATTATTGAAGGGTATAATTACAAATATCAAACATATGGAGGTAAATCTGAGTTGCTTGGTTTATTTGAACAGTTTGATCCGAAGATTATTATTAATGATGTGGGTAATACTTCTTATGAGTATATGGTCGATTTGACAAATAAGGGTTATTATATAATTAATTTTGAAGATTTTGGAAGCGGTTCAGATCTTGCGGATCTGGTATTTGATTCATTATATGAACATGAAGGTGATGAAAAATTCTTTGTGGGGCATGAATATTACATTTTAAAAGATGAATTTTATTTGCATCAGCCAAAAATAATTACAAATGATGTTAAAACTGTTTTGATTGATTTTGCTCCAAATGATACACTTAACTTGTCTCAAAAAGTTTTGGATGCTCTTTTAGCTAGTGGGTTTTCTGGCAGAATCAATGTTATTTTAGGTTCAGGACATGAAAATTTTGAAGAATTGTCAGCTAAATATGAGCTTATGCAAAATGTTCAGTTTTATACAACAGTAAATTCTATCAGTGACTTCATGATTTCTGCAGATGTTATTTTCACTTCTGGGGGAAGAATCATGTATCAGGTCTGTTCTTTAGGTGTTCCATGTATTGTTATATGTAAGGATGAAAGAGAAGAGAAAAATCTATTTGGAAGTCCTGAACACGGATTTGTAAATATGGGTCTTGGATCTTATTTGACTCAGGAAGACATTATAGAACAGTTTAATATTGTGGCTAATGATTTTGAACTTAGACAGGCAATGAATAACAAAATGTTGGAAATTGATTTAAAACATGGTTTTGAAGAATGTTGGAGTGTTGTTAAGTCTAAGTATAGGGAATTTAATTTGGATAATGCTAAATAA
- the hypD gene encoding hydrogenase formation protein HypD: MKNMTKELLDKINEIATPVKIMHVCGSHEHAIMENGIRSLLPPEVEIIAGPGCPVCVVPSREIDECLELVDRGVTVTTFGDMLRVPGSERSLAEAKAEGGDVRVVYGINKAIEIAEKEDNDVVFMAAGFETTAPTTAAEILAEPPENFSVLSCHRLIPPAIDYLINSGETNLNALIEPGHVCTIIGTKPFEYLSTDYGIPQAVAGFNPLDILMSVYMILRQIRDDTPKIDNEYNRAVRDEGNIIAQKVIDQVFDVGSREWRGFPKIPNSILEIKDEFSQYNARAKYDIEVKDVKEAPKGCICGPILRGLARPEDCKLFRKSCNPLHPIGACMVSKEGTCNIAHRYSRD; encoded by the coding sequence ATGAAAAATATGACAAAAGAGTTGTTAGACAAAATAAATGAAATAGCTACTCCAGTAAAAATAATGCATGTTTGTGGTTCACATGAACACGCAATTATGGAAAATGGAATAAGGTCTTTACTTCCACCAGAAGTAGAAATCATTGCAGGACCCGGCTGTCCGGTATGTGTTGTACCTTCCCGTGAAATTGACGAATGTCTAGAATTAGTCGACAGGGGAGTGACAGTGACTACTTTTGGAGATATGTTGAGAGTTCCTGGTTCTGAACGTTCACTTGCAGAAGCAAAAGCAGAAGGTGGAGATGTAAGAGTAGTGTATGGAATTAATAAAGCTATTGAAATAGCTGAAAAAGAGGATAATGACGTTGTATTTATGGCTGCAGGATTTGAAACCACAGCACCAACAACTGCTGCAGAAATTTTGGCAGAACCTCCTGAAAATTTCTCAGTCTTATCCTGTCATAGATTAATCCCCCCAGCTATCGATTATTTAATAAATTCTGGGGAAACCAATCTTAATGCATTAATTGAACCTGGACATGTCTGTACAATCATAGGAACCAAGCCTTTTGAATATCTTTCAACAGACTATGGTATACCTCAGGCAGTTGCCGGATTTAATCCTTTAGACATTTTAATGTCTGTTTATATGATTTTAAGACAAATACGTGATGATACACCTAAAATAGATAACGAATACAACAGAGCAGTTAGAGACGAAGGAAATATAATAGCTCAAAAAGTTATCGATCAAGTATTTGATGTAGGTAGCAGAGAATGGAGAGGATTTCCGAAAATACCTAATTCCATTCTAGAAATTAAAGATGAATTCAGCCAGTACAATGCAAGAGCCAAATATGACATTGAAGTAAAAGATGTTAAAGAAGCTCCTAAAGGCTGTATTTGCGGACCTATTTTAAGAGGATTGGCCAGACCTGAAGACTGCAAATTATTTAGAAAATCCTGTAACCCCCTACATCCAATCGGAGCATGTATGGTCAGTAAAGAAGGAACCTGTAATATAGCCCACAGATATTCAAGGGATTAA
- a CDS encoding phosphoglycolate phosphatase codes for MNIDAIAVDIDGTITDNKRRLCYSAMEAIRKAEDAGVPTIIVTGNIVTYAYATLVLLGASGGVVGENGGVIFKENYNNNQIKTVVDRTYVNAADKHLKERLGSKFDKNISNDNMYRLTESVFYKTITKKELEEGLKGFEYLDKIELYDSGFALHVTDKRVNKGSSLKYLCNENGIDMENVMAMGDSENDEAFLKEAGMKVAVGNAEDFLKKNSDYVCKNNYGDGVKEAIEKFVL; via the coding sequence ATGAATATAGATGCAATAGCTGTAGATATTGATGGAACAATAACTGATAATAAAAGAAGACTTTGTTACTCAGCTATGGAAGCTATACGAAAAGCAGAAGATGCAGGAGTCCCTACAATTATTGTAACTGGAAATATTGTAACTTATGCCTATGCAACATTAGTACTCCTCGGAGCTAGCGGAGGAGTAGTGGGAGAAAACGGAGGAGTAATATTTAAAGAAAATTACAATAACAACCAGATAAAAACAGTAGTTGACAGAACTTATGTAAATGCTGCTGATAAACACTTAAAAGAAAGATTAGGTTCAAAGTTTGATAAAAACATTTCAAATGACAACATGTACAGGTTGACTGAAAGTGTATTTTACAAAACCATAACTAAAAAAGAGCTGGAAGAGGGATTGAAAGGCTTTGAATACCTAGATAAAATAGAATTATACGATAGTGGATTTGCCCTACATGTCACAGACAAAAGAGTAAATAAAGGAAGTTCATTAAAGTATCTTTGTAATGAAAACGGCATCGACATGGAAAATGTAATGGCTATGGGAGACAGCGAAAATGATGAAGCATTCCTGAAAGAAGCCGGAATGAAGGTGGCTGTTGGAAATGCTGAAGATTTTCTGAAAAAAAATAGTGACTATGTTTGCAAAAATAACTATGGTGACGGCGTAAAGGAAGCTATTGAAAAATTTGTATTATAA
- a CDS encoding TldD/PmbA family protein — MIYEMAEKCEKEVKKICDDYEVYISSGKTIELDSKNDELNFAKEEITQGIGIRVLKDNKMGFAFTSDMDKINQTALQALENTKLNNPDENYAFSQKEKVNDIDKLYDKKFENLDLDESIDFLNNIITKANETQCDVTSAGFSASRGESLILNSNGVSIANKSTGFGAGLSVNIEAKENVATAYDSISSRFYDLDGDKLAEDVCKLAMDSVDTKAIETKDYDVVLDYYAATGLLSTFLEAFNGENVQRQRSILHDKMNSEIVSPNLSITNDATLEKGMYSTKCDGEGTVSKKTKLVENGVLKSFMYDIYTANKGNTTSTGNGYRNSYLSTPSVSPSNIILDFDEKIGTDEISEGVLTTSVLGAHTANPISGDFSVEASNAFKIENGEISYPINKAMISGNIFEIMKKCEGVKSEIKQYGPFILPKILVHNLRVVGQH; from the coding sequence ATGATATATGAAATGGCTGAAAAATGTGAAAAGGAAGTTAAAAAAATCTGTGATGATTACGAGGTATACATCAGTTCTGGAAAAACAATAGAACTTGATTCTAAAAACGATGAATTGAATTTTGCAAAAGAAGAAATTACCCAAGGAATTGGAATTAGGGTACTGAAAGATAATAAAATGGGATTTGCATTTACTTCAGATATGGATAAAATTAATCAAACTGCACTTCAGGCCCTGGAAAATACTAAATTAAATAATCCTGATGAAAATTATGCATTTTCACAAAAAGAAAAAGTAAATGACATTGACAAACTCTATGATAAAAAATTTGAAAACTTGGATTTGGATGAATCCATTGATTTTTTAAATAACATCATAACAAAAGCTAATGAAACCCAATGTGATGTAACTTCAGCAGGATTTTCAGCAAGCCGCGGTGAATCACTTATCTTAAATTCAAATGGAGTTTCAATTGCCAATAAAAGTACTGGATTTGGTGCTGGATTATCTGTAAATATTGAAGCAAAAGAAAATGTAGCTACAGCATATGATTCCATTTCTTCAAGATTTTATGATTTGGATGGTGATAAATTAGCCGAAGATGTTTGTAAATTAGCTATGGATTCTGTTGATACAAAGGCTATTGAAACTAAAGATTACGATGTAGTTCTTGATTATTATGCTGCTACCGGTCTTTTATCCACTTTTTTAGAAGCATTTAACGGAGAAAATGTTCAAAGACAAAGATCAATTCTTCATGACAAAATGAACAGCGAAATTGTAAGTCCAAACCTATCAATAACAAATGATGCCACTTTAGAAAAAGGAATGTATTCTACAAAGTGTGACGGTGAAGGAACTGTATCTAAGAAAACCAAGCTTGTAGAAAATGGTGTGTTAAAATCATTCATGTATGATATTTACACTGCAAATAAAGGAAATACAACAAGTACTGGAAACGGTTACAGAAACTCATACTTATCTACACCGTCAGTCAGTCCGTCAAATATAATTCTTGATTTTGATGAAAAAATCGGGACAGATGAAATATCTGAAGGAGTTTTAACTACCAGCGTTTTAGGAGCACATACTGCAAATCCTATTTCAGGTGATTTTTCAGTAGAAGCAAGTAATGCTTTTAAAATAGAAAATGGTGAGATTAGCTATCCTATAAATAAAGCAATGATTTCAGGAAATATATTTGAAATAATGAAAAAATGTGAAGGAGTCAAATCCGAAATTAAACAATACGGACCGTTTATCCTTCCAAAAATCTTAGTCCACAACTTAAGAGTTGTTGGACAACATTAA
- a CDS encoding GyrI-like domain-containing protein: MQIQDKIIPDQKIAVINYKGPISDLEVLLSKLMDWVETEEIKTIGEPFIIYYSPRHSVNQGDAVFDVGIAIEGNAQAKDIIKTADLFEHGVLSGIHEGSIDNILDSYDTMVKVAQENNYDIIGSPTEVLVKNIHNADSEEEYITEIRLPIIKM, from the coding sequence ATGCAAATTCAAGATAAAATTATTCCTGATCAAAAAATAGCTGTTATTAATTATAAAGGTCCAATTTCTGATTTGGAAGTATTGCTTTCCAAATTAATGGATTGGGTTGAAACAGAAGAAATTAAAACAATTGGGGAACCTTTTATAATATATTACTCTCCAAGACATAGTGTAAATCAAGGGGATGCAGTATTTGATGTAGGTATAGCTATTGAAGGTAATGCACAAGCAAAAGATATTATTAAAACTGCGGATTTATTTGAACATGGCGTTTTAAGTGGAATTCATGAAGGTTCTATTGATAATATTTTAGATAGCTATGATACAATGGTTAAAGTAGCTCAAGAAAACAATTATGATATTATTGGTTCACCTACTGAAGTTTTAGTAAAAAATATTCACAATGCAGACAGCGAAGAAGAATATATTACTGAAATAAGATTGCCAATCATTAAAATGTAG
- a CDS encoding molybdenum cofactor synthesis domain-containing protein has product MGTEFLKIKESEDALEIIQNLFDKYYTLQSEEIAVEDAYGRVLSGDVYSRMDFPPFDKALKDGFAILSQDSFGASEESPKTLEVIDFLEAGSTTDKIVEEGKCVEISTGAAMPEGADAVVMVEYCEKMDSAVNILTTVTPTQDVAKKGSDTEESKLILKKGDVLTPGKIGVLLSQGFETIEVYKKPTVGVISTGNEITLQGNELPYGKIYDVNGNMIKNDAISCGADAKFLGTVKDNYDQLKAKIQESLDDVDILIGSGGTSAGLGDVMKHVLDELGQVYIHGISVQPGKPTIVGIVDGKIVIGLPGNPVSALMIFNAFVAPPLTKLAGIDKNFEKSVVKGKLTRRIHSPVGRMQYQLVKVDGEDIQPIFKDSGAIFSLSTADGYVKVPKSVELLDEGEEVEVYLFNIN; this is encoded by the coding sequence ATGGGAACTGAATTTTTAAAAATTAAAGAATCCGAAGATGCTTTAGAAATTATTCAAAACTTATTTGATAAATATTACACTCTTCAAAGTGAAGAGATTGCTGTTGAAGATGCATACGGCAGAGTACTTTCTGGTGATGTGTACAGTAGGATGGATTTTCCTCCATTTGATAAAGCTTTAAAAGATGGTTTTGCAATTCTTTCACAGGACAGTTTTGGAGCTAGTGAAGAGTCTCCAAAGACTTTGGAAGTTATTGATTTTTTAGAGGCAGGTTCAACAACGGATAAGATTGTTGAAGAAGGCAAATGTGTTGAAATAAGTACTGGTGCAGCTATGCCTGAAGGGGCAGATGCAGTTGTAATGGTTGAATACTGTGAAAAAATGGATTCTGCAGTTAATATCTTGACTACTGTTACTCCTACTCAGGATGTAGCTAAAAAAGGTTCTGATACTGAAGAATCCAAATTAATTTTAAAGAAAGGTGATGTTTTAACTCCTGGTAAAATTGGTGTTTTACTTTCTCAGGGATTTGAAACAATTGAAGTTTATAAAAAACCTACTGTTGGGGTCATATCAACCGGAAATGAAATTACTCTTCAGGGCAATGAATTGCCGTACGGTAAAATTTATGATGTCAATGGAAACATGATTAAAAATGATGCAATATCCTGTGGAGCTGATGCTAAGTTTTTAGGAACTGTTAAGGATAATTATGATCAACTTAAAGCTAAAATTCAGGAATCTTTAGATGATGTGGATATTTTAATCGGATCTGGAGGAACTTCTGCAGGTCTGGGAGATGTAATGAAACATGTTTTGGATGAACTGGGTCAGGTTTATATTCATGGAATTTCTGTCCAGCCTGGAAAACCTACTATTGTGGGTATTGTAGATGGTAAAATTGTTATTGGATTGCCTGGAAATCCGGTATCTGCTTTAATGATATTTAATGCATTTGTAGCTCCTCCTTTAACAAAATTGGCAGGTATTGACAAAAATTTCGAAAAAAGTGTAGTTAAAGGTAAACTAACCAGAAGAATACATTCTCCAGTGGGTAGGATGCAGTATCAGTTAGTAAAAGTTGACGGTGAAGATATCCAACCGATATTTAAAGACTCTGGAGCTATATTTTCTTTATCTACTGCTGACGGTTATGTTAAAGTTCCAAAATCTGTTGAACTTCTTGATGAAGGAGAAGAAGTTGAGGTATATTTATTTAACATAAATTAA
- the eif1A gene encoding translation initiation factor eIF-1A translates to MENINYIDGGEYLSKPNNNNDQQEFRRVRTPKKGEIPGAVEQIMGHGKLKVRCADGNIRMTRIPGKMKKRIWIREGDIILVKPWDFQSDEKADVIWRYTKTESNWLERKGYLKM, encoded by the coding sequence ATGGAAAATATAAACTATATTGATGGAGGAGAGTACTTGTCAAAACCAAATAATAACAATGACCAGCAAGAATTTAGAAGAGTAAGAACACCTAAAAAAGGGGAAATTCCAGGAGCCGTGGAACAAATCATGGGTCATGGTAAATTAAAAGTTAGATGTGCTGATGGAAATATTAGAATGACCAGAATCCCTGGAAAAATGAAAAAACGTATTTGGATTCGTGAAGGAGACATCATTCTTGTAAAACCATGGGATTTCCAATCAGATGAAAAAGCGGATGTAATCTGGAGATATACCAAAACTGAATCTAACTGGCTTGAAAGAAAAGGCTATTTAAAAATGTAA
- a CDS encoding serine protein kinase RIO yields the protein MDSKINKADAKVQKIRERKRRKGSEDRKVGSEVFDKITLETLYKLAKQDYIDILNGAISTGKEANVLKGITKDETYVAVKIYRIATSDFKKMDYYVHGDPRFNVKTKNKRQLIYAWVSKEFKNLKRLYNAGVNVPEPYISANNVLIIEFIGDEKGNPAQPVRNQPPKNPEEFFNKLLVQLKKFVHEGKLVHGDLSNYNILNQNEEPVIIDVSQSVVLDNPISHELLQRDIKTLVNEYKKLGVKTSYDEVYEYVDFKL from the coding sequence ATGGATTCAAAAATCAATAAAGCCGATGCAAAAGTCCAAAAAATACGAGAACGTAAAAGGCGAAAAGGTAGTGAAGATAGAAAAGTCGGAAGCGAAGTCTTCGACAAAATAACTTTAGAAACCCTATATAAATTAGCTAAACAGGATTATATTGATATTTTAAATGGTGCTATAAGTACCGGAAAAGAAGCTAATGTTTTAAAGGGAATAACTAAAGATGAAACTTATGTAGCTGTTAAAATTTACAGAATAGCTACTTCTGATTTTAAAAAAATGGATTATTATGTCCATGGCGACCCAAGATTTAATGTTAAAACTAAAAATAAAAGACAACTGATTTATGCCTGGGTAAGTAAAGAATTTAAAAACCTTAAAAGATTGTATAATGCAGGAGTTAATGTTCCTGAGCCTTACATCAGTGCAAATAATGTTTTGATAATTGAATTTATTGGAGATGAAAAAGGAAATCCTGCACAGCCCGTTAGAAATCAGCCTCCAAAAAATCCTGAAGAATTTTTCAATAAGCTTTTAGTGCAACTGAAAAAGTTCGTGCATGAAGGAAAATTGGTTCATGGAGATTTATCCAATTATAACATTCTTAATCAAAATGAAGAACCAGTTATTATTGATGTTTCACAGTCTGTCGTTTTAGACAATCCTATATCTCACGAATTGCTCCAAAGGGATATTAAAACATTAGTGAATGAATATAAAAAATTAGGTGTAAAAACAAGTTATGATGAAGTATACGAATATGTAGACTTC